One stretch of Streptococcus australis DNA includes these proteins:
- a CDS encoding QueT transporter family protein — protein sequence MKNLTVRDMADIAIVAAIYVVLTITPPLNAISYGAYQFRISEMMNFLAFYNPKYIIGVTIGCMIANFFSFGMIDVFVGGGSTLVFLSLGVWLFSKYKKDYLFNGLIRKDHFFFSILFSISMITIAAELHIVAEAPFFFTWFSTGIGEFASLIVGAILIGKLGQRIDLTK from the coding sequence ATGAAAAATTTAACTGTTCGTGACATGGCAGATATTGCTATCGTTGCTGCTATCTATGTGGTTTTGACCATTACCCCACCGCTGAATGCCATTAGCTACGGTGCTTACCAGTTCCGTATTTCTGAGATGATGAATTTTTTGGCCTTTTACAATCCTAAATACATCATCGGTGTGACGATTGGTTGTATGATTGCTAATTTCTTTAGTTTTGGTATGATTGATGTCTTTGTTGGAGGGGGATCTACCCTGGTCTTTTTAAGTTTAGGTGTCTGGCTCTTTAGCAAGTATAAGAAAGACTATTTGTTCAATGGTTTGATTCGAAAAGATCATTTCTTCTTTTCAATCCTTTTCTCTATTTCAATGATTACCATTGCAGCAGAACTTCATATCGTTGCTGAAGCTCCATTCTTCTTCACTTGGTTTTCTACAGGGATTGGAGAGTTTGCTTCGCTTATCGTTGGTGCAATCCTAATCGGAAAACTGGGACAGCGAATCGACCTTACAAAATAA
- a CDS encoding aspartate-semialdehyde dehydrogenase, with amino-acid sequence MGYTVAVVGATGAVGAQMIKMLEESSLPIDKIRYLASARSAGKTLKFKDQDITIEETTETAFEGVDIALFSAGGSTSAKYAPYAVKAGAVVVDNTSYFRQNPDVPLVVPEVNAHALDDHNGIIACPNCSTIQMMVALEPVRQKWGLDRIIVSTYQAVSGAGMGAILETQRELREVLNDGVNPRDLHAEILPSGGDKKHYPIAFNALPQIDVFTDNDYTYEEMKMTKETKKIMEDDSIAVSATCVRIPVLSAHSESVYIETKEVAPIEEVKAAIAAFPGAVLEDDVAHQIYPQAINAVGSRDTFVGRIRKDLDAEKGIHMWVVSDNLLKGAAWNSVQIAETLHERGLVRPTAELKFELK; translated from the coding sequence ATGGGATATACAGTTGCTGTAGTCGGCGCGACAGGTGCTGTCGGAGCTCAGATGATAAAAATGCTGGAAGAGTCATCACTTCCTATTGATAAAATTCGTTACCTTGCTTCTGCACGTTCAGCTGGTAAGACTTTGAAATTTAAAGATCAAGATATTACGATTGAGGAGACGACTGAGACAGCTTTTGAAGGTGTGGATATCGCTCTCTTCTCAGCTGGTGGTTCGACATCTGCCAAGTATGCTCCCTACGCAGTTAAGGCTGGTGCAGTAGTGGTTGATAACACATCTTACTTCCGTCAAAATCCAGATGTACCATTGGTTGTTCCAGAGGTCAATGCTCATGCACTTGATGACCACAACGGAATTATTGCCTGCCCTAACTGTTCCACAATCCAAATGATGGTTGCCCTTGAACCTGTTCGTCAAAAATGGGGCTTGGACCGTATCATCGTTTCAACTTACCAAGCCGTTTCAGGTGCAGGTATGGGAGCTATTCTTGAAACTCAACGTGAACTTCGTGAAGTTTTAAATGATGGAGTGAATCCACGTGATTTGCATGCGGAAATCTTACCTTCAGGTGGTGACAAGAAACATTATCCTATCGCCTTCAATGCTCTTCCACAAATTGATGTCTTCACTGACAATGATTACACTTACGAAGAAATGAAGATGACTAAGGAAACTAAGAAAATTATGGAAGATGATAGCATTGCAGTATCTGCAACATGTGTGCGTATTCCAGTCTTGTCAGCCCACTCTGAGTCTGTTTACATCGAAACAAAAGAAGTGGCTCCAATTGAAGAAGTAAAAGCAGCTATCGCAGCCTTCCCAGGTGCTGTCCTTGAAGATGATGTAGCTCATCAAATCTATCCTCAAGCTATCAATGCAGTGGGTTCACGTGATACCTTTGTTGGTCGTATCCGTAAGGACTTGGATGCTGAAAAAGGAATCCACATGTGGGTTGTTTCAGATAATCTTCTTAAAGGTGCTGCTTGGAACTCTGTACAGATCGCAGAAACGCTTCATGAGCGTGGTTTAGTCCGTCCAACAGCTGAGCTAAAATTTGAATTGAAATAA
- a CDS encoding GtrA family protein: MKNQIKTFFDNEILSYLFFGGATTLVSILSRLAIYHISHQEILATALANIIGILFAFITNDTFVFKQKRRNWAIRLAKFFLARLSTLGLDVLLTYIFVTSYPDIIGQFVNDQLDQVNAIETIIAQVLIIILNYIFSKVYIFKTK, encoded by the coding sequence ATGAAAAATCAAATAAAAACTTTTTTTGATAATGAAATCCTCTCCTATCTATTTTTTGGTGGAGCTACTACTTTAGTATCTATTTTATCACGTTTAGCTATCTACCATATCAGTCATCAGGAAATCCTAGCAACTGCACTTGCAAATATTATCGGTATTCTTTTTGCCTTTATCACTAATGATACATTTGTTTTTAAACAAAAGAGAAGGAATTGGGCAATCCGTCTGGCCAAATTTTTCTTAGCACGTCTTTCTACACTTGGTCTTGACGTTCTTTTAACTTATATCTTCGTTACATCTTATCCTGATATTATCGGGCAATTTGTCAACGATCAACTAGATCAGGTTAATGCCATCGAAACGATAATTGCGCAGGTTTTGATTATCATTCTTAACTATATTTTTAGTAAAGTCTATATTTTTAAAACAAAATAA